From Pseudothermotoga thermarum DSM 5069, a single genomic window includes:
- a CDS encoding glucose-6-phosphate isomerase (catalyzes the formation of D-fructose 6-phosphate from D-glucose 6-phosphate), with product MLRFDFSFMFEPNVKGGITEEEFEECKPLVAKAVDAVVKSRPGFVKVILDRSHMDAIEDINQWVLSFNNLVVIGIGGSSLGAVALVNALTPPDWNYLSKQERKGYLRIFFLENVDPDQTAAVLDEIDPRETLFAVISKSGSTAECLAHYQIVRGLLQIRGLKPSNHIVFITDPKKGFLRKIASEEKILALEIPPDLGGRFSVLSPVGLLPASAIGVDVKALIDGARDAYVKCSDLKVEANPAAMIALCHYLHKKKGRTITVMMPYSNRLYSLADWFRQLWAESLGKKYSLSGEVVNEGLTPVKALGVVDQHSQLQLYMEGPDDKTITFIEVEKFDRDVLIPSIHTEEEISYLGGKKLADLLKSELIGTERSLAANGRPSMRVIFPTINAYDIGQFFMYYEFATALMGQLLNINPYDQPGVELGKQITYSLMGRKNYEHIQFPEPVKRVVID from the coding sequence ATGCTTCGCTTTGATTTCAGCTTTATGTTTGAACCGAATGTGAAGGGTGGAATAACAGAGGAAGAATTTGAAGAGTGTAAGCCTTTGGTGGCAAAAGCAGTTGACGCTGTGGTGAAAAGTCGCCCAGGGTTTGTGAAGGTGATACTTGACAGAAGCCATATGGACGCGATTGAGGATATCAACCAATGGGTTCTTTCTTTTAACAACTTGGTCGTGATAGGAATCGGTGGATCAAGTCTTGGTGCGGTCGCTTTGGTGAACGCTTTAACACCACCTGATTGGAATTACCTTTCAAAACAAGAAAGAAAAGGTTACTTGAGAATATTCTTTTTGGAAAACGTTGATCCCGATCAAACCGCAGCGGTTTTGGATGAAATCGACCCACGTGAAACCCTATTCGCTGTGATTTCAAAGTCTGGATCCACAGCCGAATGTTTAGCACATTATCAAATTGTAAGAGGGTTACTTCAAATAAGAGGTTTGAAACCTTCAAACCACATTGTTTTCATAACAGACCCTAAGAAAGGCTTTTTGAGAAAGATAGCAAGTGAAGAAAAGATACTCGCACTGGAGATACCGCCTGATCTGGGTGGAAGATTCAGTGTACTTTCTCCCGTGGGACTTCTTCCAGCAAGCGCGATAGGGGTGGATGTTAAGGCCTTGATCGACGGTGCACGCGACGCTTACGTTAAATGCTCTGATCTTAAAGTAGAAGCCAACCCAGCTGCCATGATTGCCTTGTGCCACTATCTTCACAAAAAGAAGGGTAGAACGATAACCGTCATGATGCCTTATTCAAATAGGTTATACTCTCTTGCCGATTGGTTCAGACAACTTTGGGCCGAAAGTCTTGGTAAGAAATATTCGTTGTCTGGAGAGGTTGTAAACGAAGGTTTAACACCGGTGAAAGCGTTGGGAGTGGTGGATCAGCATTCTCAACTTCAACTTTACATGGAAGGACCGGATGACAAAACGATCACTTTCATAGAAGTTGAAAAATTCGACAGGGATGTGCTTATTCCTTCAATTCATACAGAGGAAGAGATAAGCTACCTTGGTGGGAAAAAGTTGGCAGATCTTTTGAAGAGTGAGTTGATTGGAACAGAAAGGTCTTTGGCTGCCAACGGCAGGCCAAGCATGCGCGTCATTTTCCCAACCATAAACGCTTACGACATTGGTCAATTCTTCATGTACTACGAATTTGCAACGGCTTTGATGGGACAGTTGTTGAACATAAATCCTTACGATCAACCTGGCGTTGAACTTGGAAAACAGATCACTTATTCTTTGATGGGTAGGAAAAATTACGAGCACATTCAATTTCCTGAGCCTGTGAAAAGGGTTGTGATAGATTGA
- the coaE gene encoding dephospho-CoA kinase (Dephospho-CoA kinase (CoaE) performs the final step in coenzyme A biosynthesis.) — MRFVVGVTGKIGSGKSTVSKFLAKLGATVIDVDKVAHEILETENVKRQIVEAFGKEILTDGKVNRKKLAGVVFSDSLKLRLLESIVHPVLREEIARRVEKLRGLVVLDAAILHRIGLDKLCDLIIVVTAPLDRIFERLRAKGLSEGEIRRRLSFQNDIPLEGIVVDNEGDLNSLREKVEKIYQQILLPRIFSKQGGVF; from the coding sequence TTGAGATTTGTTGTAGGCGTCACAGGAAAAATTGGGAGTGGAAAATCCACTGTTTCAAAATTTTTGGCTAAACTTGGGGCAACTGTCATCGACGTTGATAAGGTCGCACACGAGATACTTGAAACGGAAAATGTGAAAAGACAGATAGTCGAAGCCTTTGGAAAAGAGATACTAACCGACGGAAAAGTGAACCGAAAGAAACTTGCTGGTGTGGTTTTTTCAGATAGTTTGAAGCTAAGATTGCTTGAATCGATCGTTCATCCTGTTTTGAGAGAAGAAATAGCAAGAAGAGTGGAAAAGTTAAGGGGTTTGGTAGTTCTTGATGCCGCAATTCTTCACAGGATTGGCTTGGACAAGCTGTGTGACTTGATAATAGTTGTCACAGCACCTTTGGATAGAATTTTTGAACGTTTGCGTGCAAAAGGTTTAAGCGAAGGGGAAATAAGGCGAAGACTGAGTTTTCAAAACGATATCCCCTTGGAAGGAATCGTCGTCGATAACGAAGGGGATTTGAATTCCCTAAGGGAAAAAGTTGAAAAGATTTACCAACAAATTTTGTTGCCAAGAATATTTTCCAAACAAGGAGGTGTTTTTTGA
- a CDS encoding ABC transporter substrate-binding protein, translating to MKKFILVVALILAVTFAFAKVKVTFWHAMGGGHGQALQEIVNFFNQQHPDIEVEAIYIGNYSALQQKLLAAAQAGGLPTISQAYSNWTAKLIYSGIVEPLNRFLNDPVIGMTKAEWEDIWEPMRLNCMWDDTLYALPFNKSIYVLYVNTDALTLAGLSIPETIGELKKAAILLTEDFNGDGVIDQYGFGFRSTVDHFQVFLALNGGSILQKGPDGKWKVTINSQEAREVLQFMLELKDKYALVQGGYLDGPFGEGKIAMFIETVASKPYVESASKGKHDWTWAPVPVWKTRNVQFAGTDVIMFSTAKEEEKRAAWEFMKFLVSPEITAYWAVKTGYLPVRKSATQTAIWQKFVAEDPRAEVPLKQLEYGVFDPQIGVWAEIRTIVNTMVSDVLFGKKTIEEGLAWAEQEIKRELEKEGL from the coding sequence ATGAAAAAGTTCATTTTGGTGGTTGCGCTGATTTTGGCTGTCACTTTTGCCTTTGCAAAAGTCAAGGTTACTTTCTGGCATGCCATGGGAGGAGGACATGGTCAGGCCCTTCAAGAGATTGTGAATTTCTTCAACCAACAACATCCAGACATCGAAGTTGAGGCTATCTACATAGGAAATTACTCTGCTCTTCAGCAAAAGCTTCTTGCTGCTGCACAGGCTGGCGGACTTCCTACGATCTCACAAGCTTATTCCAACTGGACTGCAAAACTGATTTACTCGGGAATCGTTGAACCTTTAAACCGCTTCTTGAACGACCCAGTTATAGGCATGACTAAGGCAGAGTGGGAAGATATTTGGGAACCGATGAGGCTCAATTGCATGTGGGACGATACTCTCTACGCTTTGCCTTTCAACAAGAGCATATACGTTCTTTACGTCAACACCGATGCCCTAACGCTTGCGGGGTTAAGCATACCTGAAACGATTGGAGAATTGAAAAAGGCCGCGATACTTTTGACGGAGGATTTCAACGGTGATGGAGTCATAGATCAATATGGTTTTGGATTTAGATCAACCGTCGACCACTTCCAGGTGTTCTTGGCTCTCAACGGTGGTAGCATACTTCAAAAAGGTCCAGATGGGAAATGGAAGGTAACCATCAACAGTCAGGAAGCAAGGGAAGTTCTTCAGTTCATGCTGGAGCTCAAGGACAAATACGCGCTTGTTCAAGGTGGGTATTTGGATGGACCTTTTGGCGAAGGCAAAATAGCCATGTTCATAGAAACGGTTGCAAGCAAACCATACGTTGAAAGTGCTTCAAAGGGTAAACACGATTGGACTTGGGCACCAGTTCCTGTTTGGAAAACAAGGAACGTTCAATTCGCCGGAACCGATGTAATTATGTTCAGCACGGCAAAAGAAGAAGAAAAGAGAGCTGCTTGGGAATTCATGAAGTTCTTGGTTTCACCGGAAATCACCGCATACTGGGCTGTCAAGACAGGATATTTGCCGGTTAGAAAGAGTGCCACCCAAACGGCAATCTGGCAAAAATTTGTGGCAGAAGATCCAAGGGCAGAAGTTCCTTTGAAACAACTGGAATACGGTGTGTTCGATCCGCAGATTGGTGTCTGGGCCGAGATCAGGACCATAGTCAACACTATGGTAAGCGATGTTCTGTTTGGAAAGAAAACAATAGAAGAAGGTTTGGCGTGGGCTGAGCAAGAGATAAAGAGAGAGCTTGAAAAAGAAGGTCTATAA
- the panC gene encoding pantoate--beta-alanine ligase, which produces MKVIDRIEWMKEISESLRREKTIGFVPTMGYLHEGHLSLVRKSLEENDITVVSIFVNPTQFGPNEDYASYPRDLKRDLAMLEREGVDYVFVPTVEEMYPEGYSTYVVEESLSRYLCGKSRPGHFRGVCTVVMKLFNIVKPHRAYFGQKDAQQFRIIRKMVKDLNMDVEVIECPIVRDQDGLAMSSRNVYLTPEERTQALSLYRSLKIAENLYKMGERNVHRIKEKMLEYLSSFDKVKIDYVEIVDEQTLVPVDKIDKKVIVAVAAWVGKARLIDNTILGE; this is translated from the coding sequence ATGAAGGTCATAGATAGAATTGAATGGATGAAAGAAATCTCTGAATCGTTAAGAAGAGAGAAAACCATTGGGTTTGTTCCAACGATGGGCTATCTTCATGAAGGCCATTTGTCTTTAGTTAGAAAATCTTTGGAAGAAAACGATATAACTGTTGTGAGCATTTTTGTAAATCCAACACAATTTGGGCCAAATGAGGATTATGCTAGTTATCCAAGGGATTTAAAAAGGGATCTTGCAATGTTGGAAAGAGAAGGTGTGGATTACGTTTTTGTTCCAACAGTTGAAGAAATGTATCCTGAGGGTTATTCAACTTACGTTGTTGAAGAGAGCCTCTCAAGGTACTTGTGCGGAAAGTCAAGACCAGGGCATTTCAGAGGCGTGTGCACTGTTGTCATGAAGCTTTTTAACATCGTTAAACCTCATAGAGCATACTTTGGTCAAAAGGATGCACAGCAGTTTCGCATAATAAGGAAGATGGTCAAAGATCTCAATATGGATGTTGAAGTCATAGAATGCCCAATAGTTCGAGACCAGGATGGGCTTGCAATGAGTTCCAGAAACGTTTATCTTACACCTGAAGAGAGGACCCAGGCTTTATCTTTGTATAGATCCCTGAAAATAGCTGAAAACCTTTACAAAATGGGTGAAAGAAATGTACACAGGATTAAAGAGAAAATGCTTGAATACCTTTCTAGCTTTGATAAAGTGAAGATAGACTACGTTGAAATAGTAGACGAACAGACTCTTGTACCTGTTGATAAGATTGATAAAAAAGTCATCGTTGCTGTGGCTGCGTGGGTGGGTAAAGCTCGCTTGATTGATAACACTATTTTGGGAGAATAA
- a CDS encoding DUF5317 domain-containing protein, which translates to MILDVFIIALLLSLLLKRRIFYFDKLKLKLLYLFPIPFILQILPWFDQRLLMIISYSILFLIFIVNRSIKGFKYIAIGSLMNAFVITLNQGKMPVYEPLARWLELRPSFRHTFFPEFNVKLVLGDWIPVILPWGRKFLISPGDILIYIGTFVFFLTVLDD; encoded by the coding sequence TTGATTCTGGATGTCTTTATAATTGCACTCTTGTTATCTTTGCTGCTAAAAAGAAGAATTTTCTATTTTGACAAGCTAAAACTCAAATTGCTTTATCTTTTTCCCATTCCTTTTATCTTGCAAATCCTGCCCTGGTTCGATCAACGTTTACTTATGATAATTTCCTATTCAATTTTGTTTTTGATTTTCATTGTCAACCGTTCTATCAAAGGTTTTAAATACATCGCTATAGGTTCTTTGATGAATGCTTTTGTGATAACTCTCAACCAAGGTAAAATGCCGGTTTACGAACCACTTGCACGCTGGCTTGAGTTAAGACCTTCCTTCAGACACACTTTTTTTCCAGAGTTCAACGTCAAGTTGGTCTTAGGAGACTGGATTCCAGTAATTCTACCATGGGGCAGAAAATTTTTGATCAGCCCTGGGGATATTCTGATATACATCGGAACATTTGTGTTCTTTTTGACTGTGCTAGATGATTAA
- a CDS encoding GntR family transcriptional regulator, with the protein MDKDYPVPLYYKVYRDLKQKILDGIYKPGDKIPPESELVAIYNVSRLTIRRALEELRSEGFITRAKGRGTFITGRKEEEQMNVLKGFTDKAKEEGFSVRSLVLENKLVEIPSELVEVFGLEPGTMIILLKRVRYMNDEPVAIESAYLNTSVDVRILNILKKDMSKESLYEFLRNELKIPLLRALEEFEVTQISPSDAKLLSVNPGACALLRKRYTYTTNNRCIEYVRSIYRGDKYRFKIELRTSGAFEK; encoded by the coding sequence GTGGATAAGGATTATCCTGTTCCTTTGTATTACAAGGTATACAGGGATCTTAAACAGAAAATTTTGGATGGAATCTACAAGCCTGGGGATAAAATTCCTCCCGAATCTGAATTGGTTGCTATTTACAATGTCAGCCGTTTGACGATAAGAAGAGCTTTGGAAGAGCTTCGCTCTGAAGGTTTTATAACTCGTGCAAAAGGAAGGGGCACCTTTATCACTGGAAGGAAAGAGGAAGAGCAAATGAACGTATTGAAAGGTTTTACCGATAAAGCAAAAGAAGAAGGCTTCAGCGTTAGATCCTTGGTTTTGGAGAACAAACTTGTGGAAATTCCAAGTGAACTTGTGGAGGTTTTTGGTTTAGAACCGGGAACGATGATAATACTTTTAAAGCGAGTTAGATATATGAACGACGAACCTGTGGCAATTGAAAGCGCTTATTTGAACACTTCTGTGGACGTTAGAATATTAAACATTTTGAAGAAAGATATGTCGAAGGAATCCCTATATGAATTTCTCAGAAACGAACTCAAAATTCCGCTTTTGAGAGCGTTGGAGGAGTTTGAGGTTACTCAAATTTCCCCGAGCGATGCCAAATTGCTTTCTGTAAATCCCGGAGCATGTGCACTGCTTCGAAAACGTTATACCTATACTACCAACAACAGGTGCATTGAGTACGTTCGTTCAATATACCGTGGAGACAAGTATCGATTCAAAATTGAATTGCGAACAAGTGGGGCTTTTGAGAAGTGA
- the murQ gene encoding N-acetylmuramic acid 6-phosphate etherase, whose product MNISNLPTEIPNPKTKDLDNKETIEILKLINEEDALVALAVRDALKEIDKAVNLILECLKANGRVFYVGAGTSGRVAFIDAVELVPTYSLPEGIVIPVIAGGYEALSRSIEGVEDNEELGAEDLKRHSLNSKDIVVGLTASGRTLYVGGALRYAKQLGCKTILICNVGKPTLSNLADVVISVETGPEVVAGSTRMKAGTAQKMVLNMISTTVMVKMGKVYDNLMVDVMVLNEKLKERAKNIVSRVTGVDSDVAEKNLERAGYNVKLAILTILTGKDIEECQKIIQKEPNLRKAIELMKAQK is encoded by the coding sequence GTGAACATATCAAACTTGCCAACGGAAATACCAAATCCAAAAACGAAAGATCTTGACAATAAAGAAACGATTGAGATACTAAAGCTCATAAACGAAGAAGACGCGCTTGTAGCCTTGGCTGTTCGAGATGCTTTGAAGGAAATTGATAAAGCTGTAAATCTCATTTTGGAGTGTTTGAAAGCAAACGGAAGGGTTTTTTACGTTGGAGCTGGAACTAGTGGCCGAGTTGCTTTCATAGATGCAGTTGAACTTGTTCCAACTTATAGTCTTCCAGAAGGTATCGTAATACCAGTTATAGCAGGAGGATATGAGGCTCTTTCAAGATCCATCGAAGGAGTCGAAGACAATGAAGAACTTGGAGCTGAGGATTTAAAGAGGCACTCGTTGAATTCAAAAGACATTGTAGTTGGGTTAACAGCAAGCGGAAGAACTTTATACGTTGGTGGAGCACTTAGATATGCAAAGCAACTTGGTTGTAAAACAATTTTGATTTGCAACGTTGGTAAACCTACTCTTTCCAATCTTGCCGATGTCGTGATAAGTGTTGAAACAGGACCGGAAGTTGTTGCTGGAAGTACCAGGATGAAAGCCGGGACAGCTCAAAAGATGGTTCTCAATATGATTAGCACAACAGTGATGGTAAAGATGGGTAAAGTTTACGACAATTTGATGGTGGATGTTATGGTCTTGAACGAAAAACTCAAAGAAAGAGCTAAAAATATCGTATCTCGTGTTACCGGGGTTGACAGCGATGTTGCAGAGAAAAACTTAGAGCGTGCAGGTTACAACGTAAAACTTGCAATTTTGACAATCCTTACAGGTAAAGATATTGAAGAATGTCAGAAGATAATACAAAAAGAGCCGAACCTGAGGAAAGCTATAGAATTGATGAAAGCTCAAAAATAA